The following coding sequences are from one Acidobacteriota bacterium window:
- the murJ gene encoding murein biosynthesis integral membrane protein MurJ has product MPTDRSPSQPPSPPDLPPPGQAGSGRNALLVGSGILSSRVVGLVRERIFAHYFGNSAAADAFKAALKIPNILQNLFGEGALSSSFIPVYARLLASGDRREAARVARVVGSLLALAMSLLVLAGMLATPLLIDLIAPGFSGEKREATIRMVRIVFPGIGLLVLSAWCLGILNSHRRFFLPYAAPVLWNLAMIGTLVGFGGREAPYRLAEYLAWGSVAGSLLQFGVQLPAVLRLAGEIHFQWDVASAQVRTVIRNFIPGMATRGVNQVSGAIDTVLASFLPTGAVAALAYTQTLYLIPVSLFGMSISSAELPEMSSQLGARDTVAEGLRLRLDRALQRVAFFVVPSAAAFLALGDSVIGLLYQTGEFTLEDTRFVWAVLAGYTTGLLAATLGRLYTSAFWALGDTRTPFRYAAIRISTAAGVGWLLAFPVPAWLGLPARVGLVGLTAAAGLAAWVEFSLLRRALIRRIGRASLALPHAARLSGAALAAAAAAYALKLWLRELPPYISGSLVLAVFGSLYLAAAAALGTPDAVRIVRAVRKRMPFRAG; this is encoded by the coding sequence ATGCCGACCGACAGATCCCCCTCGCAGCCCCCTTCCCCGCCGGACCTCCCCCCCCCGGGACAGGCGGGTTCGGGCCGAAACGCCCTCCTGGTGGGGTCCGGGATCCTGTCGAGCCGCGTCGTCGGCCTGGTGCGGGAGCGCATCTTCGCCCACTACTTCGGCAACTCGGCCGCCGCCGACGCGTTCAAGGCCGCGCTCAAGATCCCCAACATCCTGCAGAACCTTTTCGGGGAAGGGGCGCTCTCCTCCTCCTTCATCCCGGTCTACGCCCGCCTGCTGGCCTCCGGGGACCGCCGCGAGGCCGCCCGCGTAGCGCGCGTCGTCGGGTCGCTCCTCGCGCTCGCCATGTCGCTGCTGGTGCTGGCAGGGATGCTGGCGACCCCGCTGCTGATCGACCTCATCGCCCCGGGGTTCTCGGGTGAAAAGCGGGAGGCCACGATCCGCATGGTGCGCATCGTTTTCCCGGGAATCGGCCTGCTCGTGCTCTCGGCCTGGTGCCTGGGAATCCTCAACAGCCACCGCCGCTTCTTCCTCCCCTACGCGGCGCCGGTGCTCTGGAACCTGGCGATGATCGGGACCCTGGTCGGATTCGGCGGGCGGGAGGCCCCCTACCGCCTGGCGGAATACCTGGCCTGGGGTTCGGTCGCCGGAAGCCTCCTGCAGTTCGGCGTGCAGCTTCCGGCGGTTTTGCGCCTCGCCGGGGAAATCCATTTCCAGTGGGACGTCGCATCGGCCCAGGTGCGCACCGTCATCCGCAACTTCATCCCCGGCATGGCCACGCGGGGGGTCAACCAGGTGAGCGGCGCCATAGACACCGTCCTGGCCAGCTTCCTGCCGACGGGGGCCGTGGCCGCGCTGGCCTACACCCAGACCCTCTACCTCATCCCGGTCAGCCTGTTCGGCATGTCCATTTCGAGCGCCGAACTGCCCGAAATGTCCAGCCAGCTGGGCGCCCGGGATACCGTCGCGGAGGGTTTGCGCCTCCGCCTGGACCGGGCGCTCCAGCGCGTAGCCTTTTTCGTGGTCCCCTCGGCCGCGGCCTTCCTGGCGCTCGGCGACAGCGTGATCGGGCTCCTCTACCAGACCGGGGAATTCACCCTCGAGGACACGCGCTTCGTCTGGGCCGTGCTGGCCGGGTACACCACGGGGCTGCTGGCGGCGACCCTGGGGCGCCTGTACACCTCGGCCTTCTGGGCGCTGGGGGACACCCGGACGCCGTTTCGCTACGCCGCGATCCGGATCTCGACGGCGGCGGGGGTGGGATGGCTTCTGGCCTTCCCGGTCCCCGCATGGCTCGGCCTCCCCGCCCGGGTGGGGCTCGTGGGGCTGACGGCGGCGGCGGGGCTCGCGGCCTGGGTGGAATTCTCGCTGCTGCGCCGGGCCCTCATCCGGCGTATCGGCCGGGCCAGCCTGGCTCTCCCCCATGCCGCCCGGCTGTCGGGGGCCGCGCTGGCCGCCGCCGCCGCGGCGTACGCCCTCAAATTGTGGCTCCGGGAGCTGCCGCCCTATATTTCGGGCTCCCTGGTCCTGGCCGTTTTCGGGTCCCTCTACCTGGCCGCGGCGGCCGCGCTGGGCACGCCGGACGCGGTCCGGATCGTCCGGGCGGTGCGAAAGAGGATGCCGTTCCGGGCCGGCTAA
- a CDS encoding hydrolase encodes MSELLDRGRSVLVVIDVQEKLFPAVFDHERVLRKIDLLIAAANTFEIPVVLTEQYPAGLGPTIGEIRDLLPGTRALEKTHFSCVSSPGFSEHIYGLGRNQIVLAGIETHVCVAQTALELDFQGESVFLAADATSSRRPMDFEIGLRRLGRSGIAVTTAESVVYEWLRRAGTEEFRRLRSRLKEG; translated from the coding sequence ATGTCGGAACTTCTGGACCGCGGGCGCAGCGTACTGGTGGTCATCGATGTTCAGGAAAAGCTCTTTCCCGCCGTCTTCGACCACGAGCGGGTGCTGCGGAAGATCGATCTGCTGATCGCGGCGGCGAACACGTTCGAAATCCCGGTCGTTCTCACCGAGCAGTACCCCGCGGGGCTCGGTCCCACCATCGGGGAGATCCGGGACCTGCTCCCCGGGACGCGGGCGCTGGAAAAGACTCATTTCAGCTGCGTCTCCAGCCCGGGGTTCAGCGAGCATATCTACGGGCTCGGGCGCAACCAGATCGTGCTGGCGGGGATCGAAACCCACGTGTGCGTGGCCCAGACGGCGCTGGAGCTCGATTTCCAGGGGGAGAGCGTTTTTCTCGCGGCCGACGCCACCTCCTCCCGGAGGCCGATGGACTTCGAAATCGGCCTGCGGAGGCTGGGCCGTTCCGGCATCGCCGTGACGACGGCCGAGTCGGTGGTGTACGAGTGGCTGCGCCGCGCCGGTACCGAGGAGTTCCGGCGGCTGCGGAGCAGGCTCAAGGAGGGTTAG
- the gpmA gene encoding 2,3-diphosphoglycerate-dependent phosphoglycerate mutase: MKKIVLLRHGESVWNRENLFTGWTDVDLSQQGTREAVEAGRLLRAEGYVFDQAFTSVLKRAIRTLWLALEEMDLCWIPVFNSWRLNERHYGALQGLNKVATAEKFGAEQVHVWRRSYDIRPPALDPGDERSPARDPRYAGLGPGEIPMAECLKDTVERVLPFWHETIVPAVRSGRRVLVSAHGNSLRALVKYLDDIPEAEIVGLNIPTGIPMVYEFTDDMTPIRRYYLGDPEAARKAAEAVANQAKKN, translated from the coding sequence GTGAAAAAAATCGTACTGCTGAGGCATGGAGAGAGCGTCTGGAACCGCGAGAACCTTTTCACCGGCTGGACGGACGTGGACCTGAGCCAGCAGGGGACCCGGGAGGCCGTCGAAGCAGGCCGCCTGCTCCGTGCCGAAGGTTACGTCTTCGACCAGGCGTTCACCTCCGTGCTGAAGCGGGCGATCCGGACGCTCTGGCTGGCGCTGGAGGAAATGGACCTCTGCTGGATCCCGGTCTTCAACAGCTGGCGGTTGAACGAGCGGCACTACGGCGCCCTGCAGGGGCTCAACAAGGTGGCCACGGCGGAGAAGTTCGGGGCGGAACAGGTCCACGTGTGGCGTCGCTCCTACGACATCCGTCCCCCGGCGCTCGATCCGGGGGACGAGCGCTCCCCGGCGCGCGACCCGCGCTACGCCGGGCTGGGCCCGGGGGAAATCCCCATGGCCGAGTGCCTCAAGGACACGGTCGAACGCGTCCTCCCCTTCTGGCACGAGACGATCGTTCCGGCCGTCCGCTCCGGACGGCGCGTGCTGGTGTCGGCGCACGGCAACAGCCTGCGCGCCCTGGTCAAATACCTGGACGACATACCGGAGGCCGAGATCGTGGGGCTGAACATCCCCACCGGGATCCCGATGGTATACGAGTTCACCGACGACATGACGCCCATCCGCCGTTACTACCTGGGAGACCCGGAAGCCGCCAGGAAGGCGGCCGAGGCGGTGGCCAACCAGGCGAAGAAGAATTGA
- a CDS encoding ferredoxin family protein yields MSRVIIEICDKHLACVDVCPVDCIHPLKDEGGFDECTQLYINPDECIDCGACEAVCPVNAIFPEEEVPEPSQASIAANRDHFKK; encoded by the coding sequence ATGAGTCGTGTAATCATCGAGATCTGCGACAAACACCTGGCCTGCGTGGATGTCTGTCCGGTGGACTGCATTCATCCCCTCAAGGACGAGGGGGGGTTTGACGAGTGCACCCAGCTCTACATCAATCCCGACGAATGCATCGATTGCGGAGCCTGTGAAGCCGTCTGCCCGGTCAACGCGATCTTCCCGGAAGAGGAAGTCCCGGAGCCTTCTCAGGCCTCCATCGCCGCCAACCGCGACCATTTCAAGAAATAG